In Chanodichthys erythropterus isolate Z2021 chromosome 9, ASM2448905v1, whole genome shotgun sequence, a genomic segment contains:
- the vgll4l gene encoding vestigial like 4 like, which produces MAVTNFHYITRMSSGFKVYILEGQPNLRSEDRFRHMTSDRVRMRPAHPIKRKHSSERGRTLEERRERALSKSLSSGSRRSSGFSIPESPTSTWSPTASPTHLIPSPVYSTPVMDEPLALIKKPRPEPEKAESQNKATTVRQIQIRPSVITCVSSATRSTKKDCCDHSTIVTQHSYDHVEEHFQRSLGMNYHRAASISVSVDDHFAKALGDKWLQLKASSSSCHSSCSSSSSSPPCSPTFIHSPGNSQSPKRACKDSVSPSTTTPNLWSEK; this is translated from the exons GACAGCCCAATCTGAGGAGTGAAGACAGATTTCGCCACATGACGAGTGACAGAGTGCGGATGCGCCCTGCACATCCAATAAAGCGCAAACACAGTTCAGAGAGAGGACGGACACTTGAAGAGAG AAGAGAGAGGGCCCTTAGCAAGAGCCTGTCCAGCGGTTCCCGCAGATCATCTGGGTTCAGTATTCCCGAAAGCCCCACATCCACATGGAGCCCAACGGCCAGCCCTACTCACCTGATCCCCAGCCCAGTGTACTCCACCCCAGTCATGGATGAGCCTCTTGCCCTGATCAAGAAACCACGCCCAGAACCAGAGAAAGCAGAAAGCCAAAACAAAGCCACAACAGTCAGACAAATACAG ATACGGCCATCTGTCATCACTTGCGTTTCCTCTGCAACAAGATCAACCAAGAAAGACTGCTGTGATCACTCCACTA TTGTTACCCAGCACAGTTATGATCACGTCGAAGAGCATTTCCAGAGGAGTCTCGGGATGAATTACCACAGAGCCGCCTCCATTAGCGTGTCTGTAGATGACCACTTTGCCAAAGCGCTGGGTGATAAATGGCTCCAGCTCAAAGCTTCATCCTCCTCCTGCCATTCCTCCTGTTCTTCGTCTTCTTCATCTCCACCCTGCAGTCCAACCTTCATCCACTCACCCGGCAACAGCCAGAGTCCCAAAAGGGCCTGCAAAGATTCAGTCAGTCCTTCCACAACCACACCCAACTTATGGTCTGAGAAATGA